A genome region from Trachemys scripta elegans isolate TJP31775 chromosome 2, CAS_Tse_1.0, whole genome shotgun sequence includes the following:
- the LOC117871652 gene encoding recQ-mediated genome instability protein 2-like has translation MVGEPRSPPVKVLAAQLKLCRRAAGGPWLLGLEEAGKGLLAVPVVGMQGIMLVVEAGGARGSSARLQDESGPFLVLGVERVPKGKYVMVMGMVHSRSPEPVLQSVKMTDFSDNPIHRSM, from the coding sequence ATGGTAGGGGAGCCGCGCAGCCCGCCGGTGAAGGTGCTGGCCGCCCAGCTGAAGCTGTGCCGGCGGGCCGCGGGTGgaccctggctgctgggactggaggagGCCGGGAAGGGCCTTCTGGCGGTGCCGGTGGTGGGGATGCAGGGCATAATGCTGGTGGTGGAAGCCGGGGGCGCTCGGGGCAGCTCAGCCCGGCTGCAGGACGAGAGTGGCCCCTTCctggtgctgggggtggagcGGGTCCCCAAAGGAAAATATGTAATGGTGATGGGCATGGTACACTCCCGCAGTCCAGAGCCTGTTCTTCAATCTGTGAAGATGACAGATTTTTCTGATAATCCTATACACAGGAGCATGTAG